From the Simplicispira suum genome, the window GCGCGCAACGAACGGGTGGTCTGTATCTTCGAGGGAGCGCAAGGCCCTTTGTCATGGTGCTGGTAGGGGCAACCATTGTGGGCAGCATGGCCACGGTATGGCACGGCCTGGTCAACCCGCCGCGCACGGGGGTGCTTCGGCACTGGGATTACCCCGAAGGAAAAATTGTGTTGCAAAAGGGCGAAGAAATGGGCCGCTTTCAACTTGGCTCCACCGTCGTTCTGCTGTTTCCACAGGGACCGCTGCACTTCAGCTCCCACTGGGAAAGCGGGGGCGCAGTGCGCCTGGGACAAGCCATGGCCGAGCGCAGTGCGACCACCGGCATCAGTTCCTGAATGCAAGCCCTGCGAGGTATATAGAGAGTGAACAAAGACGAAGTGCGCGTGCCGATCGGCCGCTACCACTTCAGCGAACGCGGTATGACCTTATAGCGAGGATGTCGTTCGCGCCGATGGACTGCGCTGCAACAATGGCGGCTTGCCGCCCCCCCATTTCGCAAACCCCCGGAGAACCTGAATGAAGCTCGAAACCCTTGCCGTCCACGCCGGCTACTCGCCCGACCCGACGACCAAATCCGCCGCCGTTCCGCTGTACCAGACGACGGCCTACGCCTTCGACAACGCCCAGCACGGCGCCGATCTGTTCGACCTCAAGGTGGCGGGCAACATCTACACCCGCATCATGAATCCGACCACCGACGTGCTGGAACAGCGCGTGGCAGCGCTCGAAGGCGGCGTGGCGGCCCTGGCCATGGCCTCGGGGATGGCGGCGATCACGGCGGCCATTCAGACCATTGCGGAGGCCGGCGACAACATCATCTCGGCCAGCACGCTCTACGGCGGCACCTACAACCTTTTCGCCCACACCTTCCCGCAGCAGGGCCTGGAAGTACGCTTTGCCGACCCGGCCAAACCTGCCAGCTTTGCTGCGCTGATTGACGAGCGCACCAAGGCAGTGTTCTGCGAATCGATTGGCAACCCGTTGGGCAACGTCACCGACATCGCTGCGCTCGCCAAGGTGGCGCACGATGCTGGCGTGCCGCTCATCGTGGACAACACCGTGCCCAGCCCTTATCTGTGCCGCCCCTTCGAGCACGGCGCGGACATCGTGGTGCACGCTTTGACGAAATACATGAACGGCCACGGCAACAGCATTGGCGGCATCATCGTGGACAGCGGCAAGTTCCCCTGGGCCGAGCACAAAGAGCGCTTCAAGCGCCTGAACGAGCCTGACGTCAGCTACCACGGCGTGGTTTACACC encodes:
- a CDS encoding O-acetylhomoserine aminocarboxypropyltransferase/cysteine synthase family protein, producing MKLETLAVHAGYSPDPTTKSAAVPLYQTTAYAFDNAQHGADLFDLKVAGNIYTRIMNPTTDVLEQRVAALEGGVAALAMASGMAAITAAIQTIAEAGDNIISASTLYGGTYNLFAHTFPQQGLEVRFADPAKPASFAALIDERTKAVFCESIGNPLGNVTDIAALAKVAHDAGVPLIVDNTVPSPYLCRPFEHGADIVVHALTKYMNGHGNSIGGIIVDSGKFPWAEHKERFKRLNEPDVSYHGVVYTEALGAAAYIGRARVVPLRNMGAAISPFNAWLTLQGIETLPLRMDRTCENSLALAKFLQSHPKVEWVRYAGLPDHPDHALAQRQMGGRASGILSFGLKGSGADPRAAGARFLDALGLFTRLVNIGDAKSLATHPASTTHRQLDAAEMEKAGVSENMVRLSVGIEHIDDLQADLAQALDKV